One stretch of Candida orthopsilosis Co 90-125, chromosome 3 draft sequence DNA includes these proteins:
- a CDS encoding Pro2 gamma-glutamyl phosphate reductase (involved in proline biosynthesis) produces MSGEAIAKEANTAFAQLKVLTNGERSQALENIYKSLKENRSPILDANKLDLENAKAKNLSSSLIKRLDLSNSGKFDSMLQGILDVANLPDPVGKMTLAKKIDEGLNLYRITAPIGVLLIIFESRPEVIANITALAIKSGNAAILKGGKESYQTFKVMSNIVTEALADSKVPSKAIQLIESREDVADLLDQDKYIDLVIPRGSNELVRNIKSNTKIPVLGHADGICSIYVDSKFDPVKAKRIIVDSKTNYPAGCNAVEQLLLNKDIAKDEIKSIIKSLVDTKVVVHVTPELKPLIADLNQDYIADAEDDSFDKEYLSLDISVKFVENVKEAIDHINKHSSKHTECIITENKDTADLFLKSIDSAGIYWNASTRFADGFRYGFGTEVGISTNKIHARGPVGLEGLMSYQYQLKGDGHIVGDYVGGGGDKLFVHEDI; encoded by the coding sequence ATGTCAGGTGAAGCAATAGCCAAGGAAGCAAACACGGCCTTTGCGCAACTCAAGGTACTCACGAATGGAGAAAGATCACAAGCATTGGAAAATATCTACAAATCGTTGAAAGAAAATAGATCACCCATTCTCGATGCGAATAAGCTAGATTTAGAAAATGCCAAAGCCAAGAACCTTTCATCATCCTTAATAAAGAGATTAGATCTAAGCAATTCGGGAAAATTTGACTCAATGCTTCAAGGTATATTGGATGTTGCTAATTTACCAGACCCAGTGGGCAAAATGACTTTGGCTAAGAAGATCGACGAAGGGTTGAACTTATACAGAATCACCGCTCCAATTGGAgtcttgttgattatttttgaaaGCAGACCTGAGGTAATAGCCAATATTACAGCATTGGCGATCAAGTCTGGAAATGCTGCCATTTTGAAAGGAGGAAAGGAGTCATACCAGACATTCAAGGTAATGAGTAATATTGTCACCGAGGCATTAGCTGACTCCAAAGTCCCATCCAAGGCAATTCAGCTAATTGAGAGTAGAGAGGATGTTGCGGATTTACTTGACCAAGACAAATACATCGACTTGGTCATTCCTAGAGGTTCAAATGAACTCGTACgcaatatcaaatcaaatacGAAAATTCCAGTTTTGGGTCATGCTGACGGTATATGCTCCATCTATGTTGACTCGAAATTTGATCCAGTAAAAGCCAAGAGAATAATCGTTGACTCTAAAACAAATTATCCTGCCGGGTGCAATGCTGTTGAACAGTTGTTGCTTAATAAGGATATCGCTAAAGATGAAATCAAGAGTATTATCAAGTCTCTAGTCGACACCAAAGTCGTTGTTCATGTTACTCctgaattgaaaccattGATTGCGGACTTGAATCAGGATTATATTGCTGATGCAGAGGATGATTCCTTCGACAAGGAATATCTTTCGTTAGATATATCAGTGAAATTTGTAGAAAATGTTAAGGAAGCAATTGATCACATAAACAAGCATTCATCCAAACACACAGAATGTATCATAACTGAAAATAAGGACACAGCAGATTTGTTCTTGAAGAGTATCGACTCTGCTGGAATTTATTGGAATGCATCTACTAGATTTGCTGATGGATTTAGATACGGCTTCGGAACTGAGGTCGGAATCAGTACCAACAAAATTCACGCGAGAGGGCCCGTTGGTTTGGAAGGGTTAATGAGttatcaatatcaattgaaagGAGACGGTCATATAGTAGGGGACTACGTAGGCGGAGGTGGTGACAAATTATTTGTTCACGAAGATATCTAG
- a CDS encoding Met8 bifunctional dehydrogenase and ferrochelatase (involved in siroheme biosynthesis) yields the protein MGQMNETKGSLLLAWQVKDKHCLVIGAGDVALSRIHHLIIAQAKITVVTGITKDVHPEILDLNSQGKIHKLVLRNYESEDLRMYETASPNLDYTKIVPGDHEEVANLVKESFVCVCCCIDDYSLSTKIYYQCKVLRLPVNIADKPPLCDFYFGSMINQDNLQIMISTNGKSPRLSKLIKDNIAREFKGVDVNNAIENLGLIRSRLRELILIDDDLVTIDTRMSWIKSLTDFFTIKQWSSIKLNIEDEGSPYKQVDKIINCFPGFPPRDFDEFVKFIST from the coding sequence ATGGGGCAAATGAACGAAACAAAGGGTTCACTACTTTTAGCATGGCAGGTGAAAGACAAACACTGTCTTGTGATTGGTGCAGGTGATGTTGCGCTTTCAAGGATACACCACTTGATTATAGCTCAGGCCAAGATAACGGTGGTTACGGGTATAACCAAGGATGTGCATCCAGAGATACTAGATCTAAATTCACAAGGCAAAATTCACAAATTGGTGTTGAGAAACTATGAGAGCGAAGACTTGAGAATGTACGAGACTGCAAGCCCGAACTTGGACTATACGAAAATTGTTCCTGGAGATCACGAAGAGGTTGCAAACCTTGTAAAAGAATCATTTGTCTGCGTGTGTTGTTGCATCGATGACTATAGTTTGAGTACCAAGATATATTACCAATGTAAGGTACTTCGTTTGCCTGTAAATATAGCAGATAAACCTCCATTGTGTGATTTCTACTTTGGAAGCATGATCAACCAGGATAACTTGCAAATTATGATTAGTACAAATGGAAAATCACCAAGGTTATCCAAACTTATAAAGGACAACATTGCAAGAGAGTTCAAAGGCGTGGATGTTAATAATGCTATTGAAAACTTGGGATTGATTAGATCGAGGCTAAGAgagttgatattgataGATGACGATTTGGTCACCATTGATACGCGTATGTCTTGGATAAAAAGCTTGACAGATTTTTTCACTATCAAACAATGGAGTAGCATCAAGTTAAATATAGAAGATGAAGGCTCACCATATAAGCAAGTGGATaaaataatcaattgctttcCGGGGTTTCCTCCTCGAGactttgatgaatttgtgAAATTTATAAGTACATAA
- a CDS encoding geranylgeranyltransferase regulatory component, producing the protein MNYSRTERRKSMAERRPSTSYTPPVIPHLAGLEKPQDQFLKIDQCDVLVVGTGLQESILAAALSWQGTQVLHIDNKPYYGDSSSTMTIEQLKKWCADVNQGKIPHFQDAQIYIPGGKLSNQFNSRDYGIDLTPKIMFCQSDLLTLLVKSRVYRYLEFQSLSNFHVFENDDFQQKVNATTKQDIFTDKSLSLITKRYLMKFLKFILLDSDYKQRVKPYANEPIQKFLAEEFKLEDPQIKEFVFSIGLSYKEDINTKEALIKIKRFLSSFDVYGKFPCMVSKYGGPGELAQGFCRSAAVAGTTYKLNTNLVDFDPMSKIAHFDDGSHIKINEKVIISPTQLPKFLQSSYNQVTEGLQPHFVTRLITVVRRDCKEWISHNESSAIVVFPPHSLPTENAYSVQVMIQNGNSGVCPEGQSVWFSQTVEQDLSRAKRDLESAYSKMESSLLRESSNDIDEILDETDFVVNQEGTPVLANSFKLGSHLQNFLPQEKLEVVCKVGYVEKTYIANDLSNIFKPSQENNIVFRDTPDAQDQIFFTNTPSAELSYDGVITDVKSIYQRVTGTTDDFFDVDFEDEEDEYDRNNQPVIPPKRSSVIGGIVGGGSGTSLAALREQHNENMSDNAIDSDEDMDDSHAPFGAEEMEL; encoded by the coding sequence ATGAACTACAGCAGAACGGAAAGAAGGAAATCTATGGCTGAGCGTAGACCAAGTACTTCATACACTCCTCCGGTCATTCCGCACTTGGCGGGGTTGGAAAAGCCACAAGACCAGTTTCTCAAAATTGACCAATGCGATGTTTTGGTCGTAGGTACTGGACTTCAGGAAAGTATTTTGGCTGCAGCACTATCATGGCAAGGAACACAGGTGCTCCATATTGACAACAAACCGTACTATGGTGATTCAAGCTCAACTATGACTATTGAACAATTAAAGAAATGGTGTGCTGATGTCAACCAGGGCAAAATTCCCCACTTTCAGGATGCCCAGATCTACATACCAGGTGGAAAATTGAgcaaccaattcaattcaagaGATTATGGTATTGATTTAACGCCAAAGATTATGTTTTGCCAATCGGATTTGTTAACCTTATTGGTGAAGTCACGTGTCTACCGTTACCTAGAGTTTCAATCCTTATCTAACTTTCATGTGTTTGAGAACGACgactttcaacaaaaagtCAATGCTACAACTAAGCAGGATATATTTACTGATAAGTCATTATCGCTCATCACAAAGAGATACTTGATGAAGTTTTTAAAGTTTATCTTATTAGACTCAGATTATAAGCAAAGGGTAAAGCCATATGCTAATGAACctattcaaaaatttttggcAGAGGAGTTCAAACTAGAAGATCCCCAGATAAAGGAGTTTGTATTCTCTATTGGATTGAGTTATAAAGAAGATATCAATACAAAAGAGGCGctcatcaaaatcaagagGTTCTTATCATCTTTTGACGTCTACGGTAAATTCCCTTGCATGGTGTCCAAGTATGGAGGTCCAGGTGAACTAGCTCAAGGGTTTTGTCGTAGTGCAGCAGTTGCAGGTACAACTTACAAATTAAACACAAACttagttgattttgatccAATGTCCAAAATAGCACACTTTGATGATGGTTCTCATATCAAGATCAATGAAAAGGTTATTATTTCACCCACCCAGTTGCCCAAATTTTTACAATCAAGCTACAACCAAGTCACTGAAGGATTACAACCACACTTTGTCACCAGGTTGATTACTGTAGTGCGTCGTGATTGCAAAGAATGGATATCACATAATGAATCACTGGCCATTGTGGTATTCCCACCTCATTCTTTACCCACTGAAAATGCTTATTCGGTTCAAGTTATGATTCAAAACGGAAATTCGGGCGTCTGTCCTGAGGGACAATCTGTATGGTTCAGCCAAACAGTCGAACAAGACTTGAGTCGTGCAAAAAGAGATTTAGAGTCAGCATATTCAAAGATGGAGTCTTCGTTATTGAGAGAATCCTCAAACGACATTGACGAGATCCTAGATGAGACTGATTTTGTCGTCAACCAGGAGGGAACGCCCGTTTTGGcaaattctttcaaattgggaTCTCACTTGCAAAACTTCCTCCCCCAAGAAAAATTAGAAGTTGTTTGTAAAGTGGGGTACGTCGAGAAAACATACATCGCAAATGACCTATCAAACATTTTCAAGCCAAGCCAGGAAAACAATATTGTCTTCCGAGACACACCTGACGCCCAAGACCAAATATTCTTTACAAACACTCCGAGTGCTGAATTGTCATACGATGGAGTCATAACGGATGTGAAGTCTATATACCAAAGGGTAACAGGAACTACTGATGACTTCTTCGATGTCGATTTCGAAGACGAGGAAGATGAATACGATAGAAACAATCAACCAGTTATACCACCAAAAAGGTCGTCTGTTATTGGAGGTATTGTTGGTGGCGGGTCTGGAACTAGCTTGGCAGCTTTACGTGAACAGCACAATGAGAATATGAGCGATAATGCAATTGATAGTGATGAAGACATGGACGACAGTCATGCTCCATTTGGTGCAGAGGAAATGGAATTGTAA
- a CDS encoding Rps12 acidic ribosomal protein S12, with amino-acid sequence MSDIEVEVETEQVVAESSVSIEDALKVVLRNSLVHDGLARGLREASRALSKREAQLCVLCDSVTEEAIIKLIEALCNEPEEKIPLIKVSDAKLLGEWAGLCKLDQDGNARKVVGASCVVIKNWGQDSDERNILLESFSQ; translated from the coding sequence atgtCTGATATcgaagttgaagttgaaaccGAAcaagttgttgctgaatcatcagtttcaattgaagatgctTTGAAGGTTGTCTTGAGAAATTCATTGGTCCACGATGGTCTTGCTAGAGGTTTGCGTGAAGCTTCAAGAGCTTTGTCCAAACGTGAAGCTCAACTCTGTGTTCTTTGTGACTCAGTTACTGAGGAAGCTATCATTAAGTTGATTGAAGCTCTCTGTAACGAACCAGAAGAAAAGATTCCTCTTATCAAGGTTTCTGATGCTAAGCTTCTCGGTGAATGGGCTGGGTTGTGCAAATTAGACCAAGACGGAAATGCTagaaaagttgttggtgcttCATGTGTCGTCATCAAGAACTGGGGACAAGACTCTGACGAAAGAAACATTTTGTTAGAAAGTTTCTCTCAATAG